A part of Bacteroidia bacterium genomic DNA contains:
- a CDS encoding anti-sigma factor, which translates to MTIREYIESGNLELYVAGKLPPEEAREVEAYAETFPEIREEISAIRESLEAFAGLYERQPSHDLLSKIKLKIAEEDKSDISDVTDNIVPPLTEEKPDNIQPLSSPRRINWRFIAIAAAVAFLLSVGINLFQYLQLEETGKQLALLTEQQQVLAENYNRTSQQLKSLGSSETQIVTLNGLENAPEYTARVYWDKTSNELYLSVGNLFSPATDKQFQLWAIIDDKPVDLGVFDNTTDLLHMKSISSTGNVAAFAVTLEPRGGSENPTLDQMFLLGKLG; encoded by the coding sequence GTGACCATTCGGGAATACATAGAATCCGGTAACCTGGAACTGTATGTGGCAGGAAAACTCCCTCCTGAGGAGGCGCGCGAGGTAGAAGCTTACGCCGAAACCTTCCCCGAAATCAGGGAAGAAATATCGGCTATCCGCGAATCACTCGAAGCTTTCGCCGGGTTGTACGAGCGCCAACCTTCCCATGATCTGCTCTCTAAAATCAAACTGAAAATCGCAGAAGAAGACAAGTCAGATATTAGTGATGTTACTGACAATATTGTACCTCCACTTACAGAAGAAAAACCGGATAACATTCAGCCACTTTCTTCTCCCCGCCGCATCAATTGGCGATTTATCGCTATTGCCGCAGCGGTTGCATTCCTTCTCAGTGTAGGCATAAACCTCTTCCAATACCTCCAACTCGAAGAAACCGGCAAACAATTGGCGCTGCTCACAGAGCAACAGCAGGTACTTGCTGAAAATTATAACCGCACTTCCCAACAACTCAAAAGTTTAGGTTCATCAGAAACCCAGATAGTAACCTTGAACGGCCTCGAAAATGCACCCGAATATACCGCACGCGTTTATTGGGATAAAACCTCCAACGAATTGTATCTTTCCGTCGGGAACCTTTTCAGCCCGGCAACTGATAAACAATTTCAACTCTGGGCCATCATCGACGATAAACCCGTTGACCTCGGTGTGTTTGACAATACCACCGACCTCCTCCACATGAAGTCAATCTCCTCCACTGGCAATGTAGCTGCATTTGCCGTTACCCTTGAGCCCCGCGGAGGCAGTGAGAACCCTACACTCGATCAAATGTTTCTCCTTGGAAAATTGGGGTGA
- a CDS encoding alpha/beta hydrolase-fold protein yields MKFLQKTQFLLLLTFFTCLTSFGQVTIIVNAIPANTPPGDPIYIAGSFNGWDPGNAGYQLTKDTVNNTLGIVIAAGTGTISFKFTRGSWPKVEANANGGFIPDRTFTYGNGDTINLQILGWEDLSGGGGGQTSAAPNVSILSDNVYMPQLNRYRRVWVYVPPDYALNSRTYPVLYMHDGQNVFDSYTSFSGEWKVDETLNDLYASGDSGIIVVAVDNGGGARLDEYSPWVNPSYGGGQGDLYVDFLINTLKPHIDSLYRTRPGRESTGIMGSSMGGLISTYAGIKFQQTFSKVGAFSSAYWFAGAKAYQHITSTGKQADMRIYQLIGNQEGASYVADMHRMEDSLHAAGFGVDEVLSVEKSDGQHSEWFWAREFEAAYIWLYRTPAASTAIDPKLTPPAVRLYPNPVREQLYLKIDLQKTQKVTIEITDLSGRSAGIIFSDTVQAGHQKLTINLKNQGLTAGIYLCHVKAGNTEAVKKFSYRGE; encoded by the coding sequence ATGAAATTTTTACAGAAAACACAGTTTTTACTCCTTCTAACCTTCTTTACCTGCCTTACTTCTTTTGGCCAGGTAACCATCATCGTCAACGCGATCCCCGCCAATACACCTCCCGGCGACCCCATCTATATTGCCGGCTCCTTTAACGGATGGGATCCCGGAAATGCAGGTTATCAACTGACCAAAGACACCGTCAACAACACGCTGGGCATTGTCATCGCGGCAGGAACCGGTACGATTTCCTTCAAATTTACCCGCGGGAGCTGGCCAAAAGTAGAAGCCAATGCCAACGGCGGATTTATCCCCGACCGCACTTTTACTTATGGCAATGGCGACACCATCAATCTACAGATTCTCGGTTGGGAAGACCTGAGTGGCGGCGGCGGCGGACAGACCAGTGCAGCGCCAAACGTATCCATTCTTTCCGACAACGTATATATGCCGCAGCTCAACCGCTACCGGCGGGTGTGGGTATATGTTCCGCCCGACTATGCGCTCAACAGCCGTACATATCCCGTACTTTATATGCACGACGGACAAAATGTATTTGACAGCTATACCTCTTTTTCCGGTGAATGGAAGGTCGATGAAACCCTCAACGACCTGTACGCCTCAGGTGACAGTGGCATCATAGTAGTAGCCGTGGACAATGGAGGAGGTGCCCGTCTGGATGAATATTCCCCCTGGGTAAATCCCAGCTACGGCGGCGGGCAGGGCGATTTGTATGTAGATTTTCTCATCAACACCCTGAAGCCTCATATCGACAGTCTGTACCGTACACGCCCCGGCAGAGAATCGACCGGCATCATGGGCAGCTCGATGGGCGGATTGATCTCCACCTATGCGGGGATAAAATTTCAGCAGACATTCAGTAAGGTTGGCGCATTTTCATCGGCGTACTGGTTTGCCGGAGCCAAAGCCTATCAACATATAACCAGTACCGGCAAACAGGCAGATATGCGCATTTACCAACTGATCGGCAACCAGGAAGGCGCCAGTTATGTAGCCGATATGCACCGGATGGAAGATTCCCTCCACGCCGCAGGATTTGGTGTGGATGAAGTCCTTTCGGTCGAAAAGTCCGACGGACAGCACAGCGAATGGTTTTGGGCCAGAGAATTTGAAGCCGCGTACATCTGGCTGTACCGCACCCCGGCAGCTTCCACCGCGATAGACCCCAAACTTACGCCACCGGCGGTAAGACTATATCCCAACCCCGTGCGGGAGCAATTGTACCTGAAAATCGATTTACAGAAAACCCAAAAAGTAACCATCGAAATCACCGACCTGAGTGGCCGCAGCGCGGGGATCATATTTTCCGACACCGTGCAAGCCGGCCATCAGAAACTCACCATCAACCTGAAAAACCAGGGACTGACAGCGGGAATTTACCTATGCCACGTTAAAGCAGGAAATACCGAAGCTGTGAAAAAATTCAGTTATCGGGGAGAGTAG